GTGAATTCCAAATgagcagaaaatgagaaatatttttgtcaggTCTTTATAGTCTCTTGGGAAAGGTGGAGAGTAGTGAGCACTCTGGAGTAAAATTTGGTGACTCCTTTTTACTGTATGCATCTTGCACTGTCTGGGTCCAAATGAACTTTTAAACACTGGAACTAAATTCTCTTTCATTCCTCTGCAGGGAAAGTATAAAGAACTTGGTCTGTCAAACTATGCAGCATGGGAGGTGGCAGAAATCTGCACCATCTGCAAGTACAACAACTGGGTGATGCCAACTGTGTACCAGGTGAGGGGTGGTATTGCTGTGGGGAAATacctgggatttggggttcCCAGATCTCGGACCAACCTCTAGTGTGCCAGATATAAACAGAGAAGGAATCTGCTGCAGTTAGTctgagaagtcagaatcactgaggttggaaaagaccctcaaggtcatcgagtccaccctgtgcctgatctccaccttgtcccccagcctagagcactgagtgccacagccagtccttccttggacacctccagggatggggactccaccaccttcctgagcagccccttccagtgcctgaccacccttttcATGTCCTTTCTGGACACACATGATTGGGAAGCTGAGCGAGGTCGCTGCTCAGGAACACCTGAGTGTGTGTTCGTTGCTGGAGTCAGTGACTCCCCTACTGTGAAACTtaaatttttgcattatttgcaGTCCTTCAGCGAGTCTGTTCCTAAGCAAATCATCACCTTGTGTGACCTGAAGGCTCTCTTCTGGTTAAGTCTTGTCAGGGAAGGGTGGGAAGAGGCTGGtgctctgccctgagctggtGTTTGAAGCTGTGTCCCCCCCTTGGTGCAGGGTATGTACAACGCGACCACGCGCCAGGTGGAGGCTGAGCTCTTCCCCTGCCTGAGGCACTTTGGGCTTCGGTTCTACGCCTACAACCCCCTGGCAGGTACAGGGAGGGACAAGGCCAGACTTTGGGACAAAACCCTGGGAAATGGGGGCTGCCCATTTAGCCCAGCCCTaaacctgctgctgccctttgcAGGAGGGCTCCTGACCGGCAAGTACAAGTACGAGGACAAAGACACGCGCCAGCCTGCTGGGAGATTTTTTGGGAACGACTGGGCTCAGGCCTACAGGGACAGGTATGTTTTGAGCTGACAGACAAGGAACGGCTGCATTAAAAACACACTAATCATCAGCTGAGAGGAAGCAGAATTGGCCAAAGCTTCTGCAGGGATTGCATCAGCAGGCGTGGTTGGGGCCATGGCATGTGACTGAGCTTTTGCAGGGTGGTTTTTATGCTCAGCTTCCCTACAACTTGCAGGGGAGATTGCAGAAGTCCTCAGAGGCTATGAGGAGTTGTACGAAGCTTCCTTTTGGTTAGAATATAGATGTACCACTCACTAGAGGTCTCAAGGGCAATAAGAGTGATTTCTTTTCATGCAGGTACTGGAAAAAACACAATTTTGAGGGAATTGCCCTAGTGGAAAAGGCTCTGAAAGAGGCTTATGGCTCCAacccacccagcctggcctcagCTGCACTGCGCTGGCTCTACAACCACTCCAAACTGCAGGTGAGAGCTCAACCTGGCCATAACCAGCAGtctgggcagtgctgccagggctgcGCACACAGACAGTGTAACTACATTTCAGTGTAGTTATCCTTTAATCTGCACATCCCATGGAGTTGCGGTGTTCCAAAGTGAATGTCACTGTGTGGACTCTGCCGGACTGCTCGAGCAAGTCAGCTCTGTGTCCCCCGTGGTATCCTCTGTGCTTAGGATTGGGAGAAGTTGAAGATTTTAAGTCCTAATTAGTGGGGTCTTGGCTTCCCGCCCACTCAGCTTCCGTGCAAGGAGAGCACTTGCTCTTCCTTGGACTAGGAAACTAATGGTTATATTCCCCATCTCCCCCACATGTTCCTGTAGCCCATCATTAAGTAGGATTTGGCAGCTTTTGAGGAGTTGGCATGACTTGGAGATGTCCTGGCTTTCTGACCAGAACTTTGTAGTGTCAGTTGTCTAAATCCTTGAGGGGTGAACCAGGTTTCTTTTGGGATCAGCAGCACCTCATATCTCTTCCCAGGGTTCTCTTGGAGATGCAGTGATCATCGGGATGTCCAacatggagcagctggagcagaaccTTAACTACAGCGAGGAGGGTCCCCTGCTCCCAGCCGTGGTGGAGGCGTTTGATGCAGCCTGGAACATGAATGCCCACGACTGCCCCAACTACTTCCGTTAGGGATTGGAGCAGGGACGGAACGCCGGCAGCGTGGGGGTGGAGAACAGAGCACAGGGCTCTGGAAGCACTGGAGAGGTactgcccaccctgcccttTGAGCCATGAGCAAATGGGTTGAGATTTCTCCTGAATTAATGAAGCTTTGTAGGATCCAAAACTGCTgttgtgctgggctgtgccttggtcatttctccttcccagccctccaggTCCCCAGAGCACCGTAATTAAAGCTGCAGTTAATCAGGAAAGTGAACACGTTAATGGGGTGAAAGCCCCAGTTCTGCTTTAATGTGAAATCTTAAATAATTACGTACAAGAATAAAACCTCTTTCTAACACAGCTCCCATCTCTGACCTGTACCTGTAACCTGGCTGGCAGCACTTGGGGACTTGggatcatagaatcccagactggtttgggttggaagggaccttaaagctcatctcatcacagtccctgccatgagcagggacacctcccactagcccaggttgctcagagctccatccagcctggtcttgtACTCTTTCGGGGATAGGGCAAAATTCCAGGGATGAGCTAAATTATCTTCTTCTATGTCAGAATAACAAACTCTTGGCATTTTCCCCACTGTGCTACATCGAAGCTGCATTAACTTTACACCCTTTCTGCCCAGTTTTCACATTTGAGGTGGAATTTTCTCAGATCCTGGGATATACAAACAGGAACAGGCAGCAGCAACAACCATCTGAAGTTATGTATAcggatttatatatatataaaaaaagcatAGTTAGATCATTTTTTACAAAGAGCACATTTGAGCTGATCATCCTTGTCCAGCTGCAGACAGGTCAGGGAAACATCCTCCTCTTTTTATCTCTAAAATAGAGTAGAACTGCCTGGTGTCCACACTGCTAGTCCTCATTGCTGTCATCATCATtatcctcttcttcctcttcctctgctgtgtctcCAACAAGCTTCTGGAAGTCTCCTGTCTCAGAATTCCACACGAATTTGATGGTGACTTTAAACTCTGCCATCTCATAACCGAAGAGTTTCTAGGAGAGGACACAAATGTGTTCCTGCTTTACCATCTCTGTGTCCAGCTTAGCAAAACAGTCCAGACCACTTCCAGGTGGgaagtgctgcagagcaggagccaaAATAATTGCTGCTGAGTTTCAGGGGTTccattaattaattattttgtatcAGGAAGCGGGGCTGTTGTGTTACTCACCAGGACACGGGCCTGTTCCGGGGTGAGAACATCCCCTTCCTTGCAGACTTCGTAATCTGAGAGCAGTGTCACCACCCCTGCAGGAACAAAACCCCTTCAACAGGCTCCCAGGTACTGGGTAACCCCCTGAAATGTGGGGTGAAGAGCCAGGACTCCCTCCAACGCCACCCTTCGGAGCTTTCCACGCAATGTTAGTGCACCTCAAGGAGGTGGGtcagctcaaaaaaaaaccccgtCTGGTTTCTGAAGGGGTCAATCCCAGCTGTTCCCACTGGAAAAGGACAGTGTTTTGGAGAAAGCTTGTTCTTTGACTCATCCTTTGACATGAGTTTGGGAAGAACAGCACAAGAAGGACATAAGGAGTTCTAGCCTCATCCCAACGAGGAGAACATCCGTGGGATTTTTGCAGATCTAAATTCCATTTAACATTCTGCTTCTGATATCTTCCCTGCTCAGACAGACACGAggctgcccttcccagctgcccCAGTACCTTTCTTCAGCGCCGTGGGCAATCCCAGCTGCCGGAGCTGCGGCTCCATGGAGTGAGGGAACTGCTCCAAGGGCCCTGTGTCCAGGCTCACCCCGTAGGGTGCCTTGTTCCCAGCGCGGGCAAAGTCCACCTCTCGGAACTTGGAGAACCACCTGGGACAGGCAACAAGAGCTTCAGCCTCCTCTGGCTACAGCCTGCCCTAAGTTCCtgtgttgcccagagaagctgtggctgccccttccctggaagagtccaaggccaggttgggcagggcttggagcaacctgggctagtggaaagtgtccctgctcatggatggggttgggactggatgagatttaaggtcccttccaacccaaaccattccatgattccttgCTGTCAGAGGGATGACTGAGAAAAATGAGTGGAAAACCCCATGAGACCATCCCTGCTTTAAGGGAGCATCAGGGAGTGCAGTGGTTACACGGGAACAGGGCTGTACCAGACAGTACTTACTCATCCACCTCATCCCTGGTGCGGTTGGTGAAGAGGAGCCCAACCTCCCCTCTCAGGTGTTTGCTGACCTGGAAGAGAAGGAGTATCCATAGGGATCAAGCAGCACCAGGGACCCACCTGCAGTCCTGTACAGCTGCAGAAGCTCTGGTAACAACAAACCCTTTGTGTCAGGACACAGATGGATTCAATTAAAACATGCCCAAAACGGTGACCCGAGGAGTTCTGGTGTCCTGGGATTGTTATTCCATGGTGTGAGGTAAGGTGGGTGAAGCTTTAGGACACCCAGGAGACCCCCAGTGCCCACCTTGTGCAGGTTCTCCTTGTACTCACTGCTCGGCGCCCGCCCCAGCGCCACCATCATCACCTTGTTCTTGCCGAAGAAGATCCTGGAGCAAGAGGAGGGGGATGTCAGCCCCGGGAGCTCACACCCCTTGGGAATTCCCCCCTTTCCAGCCCCTCCGGCCCCCCAACCTGCTGTGCTTCCAGGCGTTCCGGACATCCTTGAGCTTGTTGTTTCTCATGTTGGCCACGGAGAACACGAAGATGTACTTGTAGGTGTCCACACAGCGGCGGAGCTGCGGGGGAGACGTTACCGGGACAGGGCCTGGGAcggaggaaaggggagaaggggacagggacaggccCCCACTCACCTCGGTGATCAGCGCCTGTTTGGCCTCCAGCCCCTTCCGGGGCGTCCGCGTCAGGGAAACTGCGGAGAGCAAAGGAGTGCGTtagggtgggatggggaaaggaGTGGGCACGAGGATGGGCACTGACACAGGCATAGGAAGGGAATGAGGATCGAGAAGGGGCTGAAGGCCGGCCCCGCTCTCACCCTTTCGGTCCCGCCGGGACCTGGGCATGGTTCCGCCGTGCTCCGAGGCCCCCGGGCGGCGCGCGGGCTGCCGGGAGCGGCCAGGGCTGCCCCGCGCGCTGCCTGTGCGCTCCCCACGGCGCCGCCGCCCTTTCCCCGCGcaggcggcggcgcgggcggccccgcggcgctCCGAGGCCCCCTGGGCGCCGGGGCCGCTGTGATGGCGACGGGGCCGGGGGCGCTGGCGGGGCTGCTCTTcttggggctgctcctgccgcTCCTCCTGCCTTTGGCCGCCGCCGTCTACGAGGACCAAGTGGGCAAGTTCGACTGGTGAGCGCCGGGGGTCCCGCCGCGCCGCGTCCCCCTTCCCACGGGCAGGCCCCGCGCCCCTCCTGGCCCGAGTCCCGTCTCAGTGCCGCTCCCTTCCCTCCCTAGGAGGCAGCAGTACGTGGGGAAGCTCAAATTCGCCTCCTTGGAGGCCTCGCAGGGCTCGAAGAAGCTCGTCGTGGCCACCGAGGAGAACGTGGTGGCCGCCCTGAACTCCCGGAGCGGCGAAATCCGTGAGTGCGGCCGATTCGGGGCTGACGGGTCGATCAAATCGTGCTGGGTTTTACTCCTGAAAGGTGAACGCTGCCGACTGTGCCTTgacaggctgggaaggggcagccgGCGGGTCAGAGCTGTGGCTTAGGGCAGGCAGACTGTGCTCTGTatgagtttaaaaataataggaagAAATGCCTTTGGGGGGCTAATCTTGTTCTCGCTGGGCTGTGTCTCCCCAGTGTGGCGCCACGTGGACAAGGGAACCGCGGAAGGGACGATCGATGCGATGCTGATCCATGGGCAGGGTAAGGGGCACGTGCCGGGGCTGGGATTGCTTCGGGACTGTGGGAGCTCAGCCGCGTGTGAGAGCACAGGCTGGAGCTCCACAGCTCGTGGCTTTGTTGCTCCATGTTTCCCCGGGCAGATGCCGTCACTGTGTCCAACGGAGGACGAATCCTGCGCTCCTGGGAGACCAACATCGGGGGGCTGAACTGGGAGACGTCCCTGGACACTGGCAGGTGGGATTTCCTCGCCGCACTGGCTTCTCTCCTTGTAttgctgggctgggaaggaaggaaggggctATGGACCTTCCCTGGACTTGCATTGTAGAGGAAGATTAGTTAGAGGTAAAGTTTCAAGAATAAGTTTTGGGTGAATTCTTTATGAATGCCTGACCTTGCAccaggatcactgaggttggaaaagccctcccagcgcatggatcccccctgtgcccgatgcccaccttgtccccagcccagagcactcagtgccacggccagtccttccttgggcacctccaggggtggggactccaccacctccctgggcagccctttccaaggTCTGACcaccatggagaaattcctcctgctgtctgacctgaccctcccctggcacagcttgttccctgggagcagagcctgaccccccccagctccctccttctgtcagggagttgcagagccagaagatccccccgagcctccttttctccaggctgagccccccagctccctcagccgcttctgctgctccagaccctcctAAAGAGTAAAATAGGAATTCCCTAATTTCTTGTCGGTTGGCTGTGCTCAGtttccaggcagctgctctggtgGGGCTCCAGGATACAGTGAAGTACGTGGCAGTGCTGAAGAAGGCGGCCCTGTCTCTGCACTACCTGTCCAGCGGGCACCAGAAGTGGGTGGAACACTTGCCAGAAAGGTGGGAACACGTTTGAAGGAGTGGTGGGAGCTCCTGGCAGAGGGAGGGGTGCTACTTCTGCCTTGTGCTTCTGAAAACCTCTGAAAAGAGCGATGTGAGAAGGTGATGCTTCATGGTTGCTGCCTCTCTCGCAGTGAGAGCTCTCAGTACCAGTTGCTGTATTCCCACGGGACTGGAGTGATCCACGTGCTTGGAATCGTTTCCCAGAGCCACCTGAACATCTTGACATTCAGTGCAGAGGATGGAGAAATTACAAAACAGGTAGTGCTCAACTGTGGAGCCAAATACTGGGTTTGGTGTTAACAAATGTGCTTCCAACCCACGGGCTGTGCTGTGGTAGGTAGAGGATTCGATGGTTGTGGTGCAGAGAAACTTTCCTTCCACTGAGGCACTGCCTGCAGGCCAGAACATGGATTTCATGGCTGAATGTCCTGAAAGCCAAACCAAATTAGAGTGGCACCTATTAGTCAAGGTTATCTTATAAACCTCAGGCTGACAGATAGTGTCTCCCAGTCCTGGGGAAAAGTAATTCTGACTTGAATTCTTGGCTGTGTCCATATTGGTGCCTTGAAGATTTGACTGTGCTGACACCTTGATGTCTGTGGTTGTGCAGGTGAGAGTGGCAGCCCCAtggctgcagagcctggagcagacCTGTGGTGTGGTGggggaggctgtgctggtgtgtgTGGACATGGACACGCACTCGCTCCACGTCTGCTCTctggagacagagcaggagATGAAGCAGATTCCCCTGCAGGTGAGAATTGTATGTTATTCTTTGCCCAGCTGGTTTGGTGCCTCACCCAGCCTGTGAGTGAACTGTGGAATGACTTAAGAGGTTTGGCGGGTCATGATTCATAAATTGAGGGAAGGGTGAGAAAGCTTCTGTCTGTCTAATCATTCCTTCTGGATTGATGTCTTCAAAGCTTTGCTCCAATGGGAACctcagcctccctgctcctgctttgTTAATCCTGATCCAGGGAATCTCTCCATGTGGCTGCATTGCTGCCGAGAGGAGGAAGGTGTTGGTCTCAGTAACACGTGTGCTTGTCTCCCTTGCAGTCCCTGGAGCTGGAGTTTACAGATGACTTCCAGGCCAGGATCTTGGCCACTCAACCCAGTGTCACCAGTGCTTCCCGGACCCAGTTCTTCCTGCAGCTCTCTCCCAGCcacttctccctgctgcagtaCAAGCACGGGCTGCTCAGCCACCTCCGGGACTTCCAGCAGGTACCTGGCACAAATGTACCCAGCCAGAGGGCCAACTGCAGCTTAAAATCCTCCAGAACTCTTAGGCCAGCTGGCAGGTTTTGAAAATCTCAGTAACTCTGGGCATAATATTTCAAAAACCTGTGGCAGATCAACTGTTCCCATGTTTATGAGAAATagtcttactttttttttttttattgggggaaacaatataaaattcaaaatttggCTGTAAaagattatttgtttttaattccacTTTGGCTTTATTTACTTCACGAGCAGTTTTTGGTgggctttggggttttcttggggttttgtttttagtgatttcctgctatttttttctttccaggcaGCTCTGGTGAGTTTTGCAACCACCGGGGAGAAGACAGTGGCTGCTGTCCTGACATGCAGGAGTGAACTGGTAAACACAGTTCCTGTTCTCTGGAACCAGCATAGCTCTAGGGATGTGCTCTGGGAATGGGTTCCAAGAGTGTTTCACAggctcagggatggggagtcccttggggaagaggagggtttGATGAGCTTCAGTGGTAGTGCAGTTAAGGCTTGATTGTGTCCAGCTCAGGCTAGGTCTGGCTCAGTGGAACGTGGTGTCCTGTTTCAGCATTATGTAGGGTGGGCATGTGACCTTGGAATTGGATTTACTGATCCGTAGAGAATTTCAGTTCTTGGGGATATCAAACGTAGGTTAATAAAAGATAGTATATAACAGAGCAGAACTGTTTCCTGCCTGATTTCATAGTCAAACTGAGACTTGTCAGGCACTCAAAAACCTAATTTTTTATAGTCTTACTGGTGTCTGCAGCCATGTTACATCTCTTCTCATTCTCATTTCAGAAACCTGGAAGTGCTGATGGCCTTCATGTTGGAAGTACTCTGGAGGAAGCCCGGAGGCAGGTATGAGGTGCTCTTGTTCCCAGGAGCAGTGGGAGTTCTTGTTagtccctttttttcctttgtgtgccGGAACAGAATGACAAAGGTGTTACACCAGCTTTTTGGAAGCTGCTGTTTTGCAGCAGTTCCTATATAGAacctaaaaatgttttgaatccACAGTCCTTGCTGAATGTGGAATCCTGGTGCAGATTTTGGTGTGGTATGTGTGCAACTTCTGATTTCTGCCTGCTGTTCCAGGATTCCTTAACATGCTCCAACCAAACCTACAATATAAATCTCTACCTGGTTGAAACTGGACAAAGGCTGTTGGATACCACGATTACCTTTAGCCTGGAGCAAGGAGGTGCCAAACCACAGCAGGTGAGGAgggaggggttttttcagtCCTATGGTTGCTCAGACCCGCAGTGCCCTCCCTTCCTTGATTTGGCAGGACGGGGAGAACCCTTCAGGCAATGGGAAAGAGCATTTTGGGGTTTACACTATCCCACTGTTGCTCTTGTTTCACCTGAGTTCTCTTAGGTGATGTGATCATAAACCTGTTTTCCTTGCTCTTCTTTTCCCAGCTATACATCCAAGTTTTCCTGAAGAAGGATGACTCCGTGGGCTATCGAGCCTTGGTGCAAACAGAAGACCACATGCTCATTTTCCTCCAGCAGCCAGGTAATTGCACAAACAGCTTCCTCCACCTGTAACAGCGGCCAGAAGAAAATTCCAAGTCCTAAAGGATTCTATTTTATCATTACTTTCCTTGGACACTGGCAAAATTAATATAACTTTTCTGAGTCCCATAGAAGACACAGGAGACTCTTTCACCTGAGCAAAGAGTTCTGCTGTGTTCTTTGAGTTTCAGGGGCTTTCTGCAGATTTCAAAACTTTTTGTAGGATGAAAATCTAAGTCCGGGTGTAGAGATTCCTCaaagttttgcagaaaagaTCCTCATggcaaaaatattaatttgcagAAAGGGTTAAAAGTCCATATCAGTGACACAAATTTTCTGAGGTTTTAAAGGAATCCAGGAGTTCACACTGTTGAATCTCTTATTTTAAACAGGCTTAATGACTCCCTTTTAAAACACCACATTGCTTTTATTGATCCTGTGGTCTTCTTCTCGGAAGTGGCTCCAGTTGCATAAAGTATTTGTCTTTTATGAAATAGTTAATTTAGTTAGATATACACTGTTTTGCATTTCATAAGAAGGGATTTGCATTTGAAGGGTCCACTGGGACATAATCCTATTCCCAAGTATTAAGTTGATTTTTCCAATATTCTACTAAtttctttccaggaaaagtTGTGTGGAGTAGAGAGGAGTCACTAGCAGAGGTGGTAAGCCTGGAGATGGTGGATCTACCTCTGACAGGGgcacaggctgagctgga
This genomic window from Chiroxiphia lanceolata isolate bChiLan1 chromosome 22, bChiLan1.pri, whole genome shotgun sequence contains:
- the MRTO4 gene encoding mRNA turnover protein 4 homolog isoform X1, with the protein product MPRSRRDRKVSLTRTPRKGLEAKQALITELRRCVDTYKYIFVFSVANMRNNKLKDVRNAWKHSRIFFGKNKVMMVALGRAPSSEYKENLHKVSKHLRGEVGLLFTNRTRDEVDEWFSKFREVDFARAGNKAPYGVSLDTGPLEQFPHSMEPQLRQLGLPTALKKGVVTLLSDYEVCKEGDVLTPEQARVLKLFGYEMAEFKVTIKFVWNSETGDFQKLVGDTAEEEEEEDNDDDSNED
- the AKR7A2 gene encoding aflatoxin B1 aldehyde reductase member 2, which encodes MAVRAMAAMAAGGARPAVVLGTMEMGRRAGPEASAELLRAFLRRRYRLLDTAFMYAGGESERILGALLAGGTEPVEVATKANPWDGKTLKPESVRSQLDTSLERLKRTSVELFYLHAPDHGTPVEETLRACNELHKEGKYKELGLSNYAAWEVAEICTICKYNNWVMPTVYQGMYNATTRQVEAELFPCLRHFGLRFYAYNPLAGGLLTGKYKYEDKDTRQPAGRFFGNDWAQAYRDRYWKKHNFEGIALVEKALKEAYGSNPPSLASAALRWLYNHSKLQGSLGDAVIIGMSNMEQLEQNLNYSEEGPLLPAVVEAFDAAWNMNAHDCPNYFR
- the MRTO4 gene encoding mRNA turnover protein 4 homolog isoform X2, translated to MPRSRRDRKVSLTRTPRKGLEAKQALITELRRCVDTYKYIFVFSVANMRNNKLKDVRNAWKHSRIFFGKNKVMMVALGRAPSSEYKENLHKVSKHLRGEVGLLFTNRTRDEVDEWFSKFREVDFARAGNKAPYGVSLDTGPLEQFPHSMEPQLRQLGLPTALKKGVVTLLSDYEVCKEGDVLTPEQARVLHFPPGSGLDCFAKLDTEMVKQEHICVLS